DNA from Marinagarivorans cellulosilyticus:
ATTTGTCGTCATTACACCAGCCCTGCGCGTAGTAAGTCGTGAAGGTGTAGGACACCAAGAATATGATTTTTATCATCGGCAACAACCAATGTTGTAATTTTGCGCTCTTCCATCGTTTCGAGCGCCTGAATAGCCAGAGTTTCGGCGCTGGTTGTTTGCGGTTTTTTTGTCATGATTTCGCCAATACAGGCATTGCTAATATTGGCGCCAGTATCGATTGCACGTCGTAAATCACCGTCGGTAAATATGCCAAGCAGTTTGTGCTGCGGGTCGACTACGGTAGTCATGCCAAGCCCTTTACTGCTCATGATGGCCAGAGTTTCGGTGAGTGGCGTATCGGGTGTAACGGCAGGGATTTCTCCGTCGCTACGCATAACGTCTTGTACCCGCAGCAACAAACGGCGCCCAAGGGTGCCGCCGGGGTGCGAGCGAGCAAAATCGTCGCGAGTAAATTGCCTTGCCTCGAGTAGTGCAACTGCGAGCGCATCACCCATTACCATTGCAACGGTGGTGCTGGCGGTAGGAGCTAAATTGAGTGGGCAAGCTTCTTTTTCGACGCTGGCGTCAAGTACGATATCGGCCCCTTTCGCTAATGCTGAGTCGGTATTGCCAACCATGCTAATAACGGTAATGTCTTGGCGTTTTAAGGCTGGGAGTAACGCTAAAATTTCTGCCGAGTTGCCAGAATTTGATAGTGTTAAAACGATGTCGTCTTTGGTGATCATACCTAGATCGCCATGGCTGGCTTCTGCTGGGTGAACAAAAAACGCGGGTGTGCCAGTACTCGCCAGTGTGGCAGCAATTTTTTTCCCGACATGCCCTGATTTTCCTACGCCCATAACGACTATTCGCCCTTTACAATAGAATAGGCGCTCGCAAGCTTGTGCAAAATTGTCATCAATTTTGTGGCTCAATGCGTTTACGGCATCTTGCTCGATAGTGACGGTGCTTTTACCAGCGTCGATAAATTGCTGTGGCGTTGTTTTATGGCTCATAAGACATCATGGCATTTTTAAGTATTAATTAGCGCGGTGGATAATTCACTGTTGCAGTGTTACTGCGCCGTCGTTTGATACAGTATTACATAGTAACCAGCATAAAGGCCTAGCATGGAAAGGCCAAATGGCCAGCCGATACCGGCCTTGCTTTTATCTGCCCTAAACAAAAAGGCGGCTGCCATTCCTAGTGCTAATAACAACGTTAGCCCTGCCATGCTGGCATAGTCGCGCGAAAATGCAGCAGGGTCTATTTGAGTTGTTTGAATAAGCCCAGGCACCGCCATGACTGCTAATAAATTAAAAATATTGGAGCCAATGATATTACCCAGTGCAATATCGTGATGGCCTTTAAGGGCGCTCATAACTGATGCGGCTAATTCTGGCAGGCTTGTACCAATAGCAATAACGGTTAGCCCAACAATTAGTGGGCTTACGCCAAATGCGAGTGCGGTGGTTTCGGCGCCGAATACAAGAAGCTCGGCGCTACCAATTAAAACGGCAAGGCCAATGACAAACCATAACCAAGCTTGGCCTTTTGACATGTCGGGGATTTCTTCTTCCTCGGCAACAACTTCGCCTGGCGTTAGGTCGCGGGTTTTGGCCCGAATAATAAAAAGCATTACTGGAATCAGCAGCCCTGCGAGAATAACACCGTCGACCCAAGTGAGTTTGGCATCGTATAAGACAAACCCCGCCGCTGCGGTCACTAATAAAAGTACTGGCAGCTCGCAGGTGAGTAGGTGTTTTTGTATGGGTAGGCGAGCAATTAACGCCGTGGCGCCGAGTACCATGCCGATATTGGCTAGGTTAGAACCTAATGCGTTGCCAACAGCAAGGTCGCCGGCACCTCTTAAAGCTGCGCTAAGCGAGACCATGACTTCTGGCGCTGAAGTGCCGAGTGATACGATGGTTAAACCAATAATTAAAGGGGATAGGCCTGCAAGTTTGGCGATGGCTGCACTGGCGCCAACAAAGCGATCGGCGCTCCAAACCAAACCAACAAAACCCGCAAGAATGGCAAGCGCGGCGGGCAGTAATTCTGGCATGTCTATCTCCTAGACTGAATAACACAAGTAAATGGGCGCACATGTTACTGGTCGGCGCATGTAATGTCAGCTATTCAAAAGACAAACCTTGCAAAGGCCAAGTGGCTTTTTCTGAATGGATGTAAACTTTGCCTTGAAGATGTGTTCCAATGCGCGTGTTTGGGTTGTGTTCATTTTAAGTGGCGTAGACTGCTTGGTGGTAAGCGACTTTCATTTGAATTAAAAATAGGAGAAGGAAAATGGCGGCTGTATGTCGGTCTTTGGTGGTTTTGGTGGCGAGTTTGTGGGGGACATTGGTTTTTGCGGAGGCGACTCCTAAACCGGCTGCCGAGCAAGCGCTTACAGCACATGAGGTTGTTGCGGCGGTGACTGATGAAACGGTTGCGTTTATCAATAGTCGTAAAGATTTACTCAAAAAAGATCCCGATGCGTACTATAGCAAAGTGTCGGCTTTGCTCGAGCCGGTTGTTGCCTTTGAATATATTGCCAAGGTGGTGATGGCTAATCACTATAAAGGTGCAAGCGAAGCTCAGCGAGAGCGCTTTGCCGTTGTCTTTAAAACAACAATGGTTGAAACCTTTGCTAAGGGCATGGCGAACTATTCCGATTTTGATATTGCCGTTATTCCCCCCGAGAAAAAAACCGATGGTCAGCGTAAGGTTGAAGTAATTCAAGAGGTCAAGAGTAAAGATGGCACCCATGTGGTTTCTTACACAATGGCGCAAAGCAAGAGCGGCGAGTGGAAGCTAATCAACGTAGTACTCAATGGTATTAACTTAGGTAAAAGCTTTCGTGACCAGTTTGCGCAAGCGATGCGACAGTACAATAACGATGTTGATAAAGTGATCGCCGGCTGGGGGCAATCGTCGAGTTAATCGGGTGCGAATAGCGCTAAACGCACTTTCTGGCTATAGCGTAGATGCACGACGCGCTGGTTTTGATTAAACTAGCGCGTTTTTTGCGAGCGCTTACAGGCTTTTACCGATCCAGGTAGATAGCAAAACTGTTGGCAGCGTTACTGGATAGGTGGTTTATGCAAGTTGAAAATGTAAAGGCGCTAATTGATCAAGCGATTGCCGGCTGTGATGTTGAGGTGACAATTGACGGGAGCCACGTGCACTTGATAGTCGTCAGTAAGGCGTTTGAAGGCTTGAATGCTGTTAAGCGACAACAGCTGGTATACGGCGCTTTGAACGATGTTATTGCGAGCGGCGAAATACACGCTGTACACATGAAAACCTATACACCCGCCGAGCGGCCTTCTCAAGCATAGGGCGTAATGCTCGGATACCCTTCATGGATAAATTATTAATTACCGGAGGCGGCAGCCTCAGCGGTGAAATTCGCATTTCTGGCTCTAAAAATGCTGCACTGCCCATTATGGCAGCGACATTGCTGGCCGATACGCCAGTGCATTTGTTTAACCTTCCGCACTTAAACGATATCACCACAATGTTGGCGTTACTGCGTTGTATGGGCGTGGGTATTACGATTACCGAACGCATGACGGTCGAGATTGATATTAGCACCATGACAGAATATGAAGCACCGTATGATTTAGTGCGTACGATGCGGGCCTCTATTTTGGTACTTGGCCCTATGCTTGCCCGCTTTGGCAAGGCTGATGTTTCTTTCCCTGGCGGCTGTGCCATTGGAAGCCGCCCTGTTGATATCCACCTGAAAGGGCTGGAGGCAATGGGCGCCACAATTGAGGTAGACGGCGGTTATATTCGTGCTCGTGCGCCAGAGGGCCTTAAAGGTGCGCATATTTTTATGGATGTTGTGACAGTCGGCGGTACAGAAAACTTGCTGATGGCGGCTACTTTGGCAAAAGGTAAAACCGTTCTTGAAAATGCCGCTCGCGAGCCAGAGATTGTTGATCTTGCGAACTTTTTGGTGGCTATGGGAGCAAAAATTGAAGGCATAGGTTCTGACCGCTTAACGGTATACGGTGTTGAGCGCTTAGAAGGTTGCAGCTACTCAGTAATGCCAGACCGCATTGAGACAGGGACATACCTTGTTGCGGCTGCCGCGACGCGAGGCCGTATCAGGTTGCGTGATACGCAAGCAAATATTCTTGATGCTGTGCTGATGAAGCTAGAAGAAGCCGGTGCACATATTACTTCGGGCGACGATTGGATTGAGTTGGATATGAAGGGGCAGCGGCCAAAGGCGGTTAGTTTAAAAACCGCCCCTTACCCTGCGTTTCCTACAGATATGCAATCGCAGTTTACCGCGATGAATGCCGTTGCAGAGGGTACCGGCACGGTGGTTGAAACCATTTTTGAAAATCGCTTGATTCAGGTGCATGAATTAAACCGAATGGGAGCCGATATCACGCTAGAAGGTAATACCTGCATTATTCGTGGGGTCGAGCGTTTGAAGGCTGCGCCGGTTATGGCTAGCGACTTGCGTGCGTCCGCAAGCTTAGTTATTGCAGGTTTGGTTGCTGATGGCGACACTCTAGTTGACCGGATCTACCATATCGATCGCGGTTATGAATGTATCGAAGAGAAAATACAAGCGCTCGGCGGTACTATTCGTCGCGTGGTAGAAGGCTAGTTATCGATCAGGGCAGTACTTGCTGCGCCTTGGCGTGTATCAATAAAATCGTAGGGGGTACCCCTATTCGAGGATGTTATGTCACAGTTGACGATTGCGCTAACAAAAGGGCGCATATTAAAAGAAACATTGCCGTTGTTTGCGGCTGCAGGTATCGAGCCCTTAGAAGATATTAGCAAAAGCCGTAAGTTAACCTTTGAGACAACCTCGCCTGATGTGCGCTTTTTGATTTTACGTGGTGTAGACGTGCCAACCTATGTCGAATTTGGTG
Protein-coding regions in this window:
- a CDS encoding calcium/sodium antiporter, with amino-acid sequence MPELLPAALAILAGFVGLVWSADRFVGASAAIAKLAGLSPLIIGLTIVSLGTSAPEVMVSLSAALRGAGDLAVGNALGSNLANIGMVLGATALIARLPIQKHLLTCELPVLLLVTAAAGFVLYDAKLTWVDGVILAGLLIPVMLFIIRAKTRDLTPGEVVAEEEEIPDMSKGQAWLWFVIGLAVLIGSAELLVFGAETTALAFGVSPLIVGLTVIAIGTSLPELAASVMSALKGHHDIALGNIIGSNIFNLLAVMAVPGLIQTTQIDPAAFSRDYASMAGLTLLLALGMAAAFLFRADKSKAGIGWPFGLSMLGLYAGYYVILYQTTAQ
- a CDS encoding MlaC/ttg2D family ABC transporter substrate-binding protein; the encoded protein is MAAVCRSLVVLVASLWGTLVFAEATPKPAAEQALTAHEVVAAVTDETVAFINSRKDLLKKDPDAYYSKVSALLEPVVAFEYIAKVVMANHYKGASEAQRERFAVVFKTTMVETFAKGMANYSDFDIAVIPPEKKTDGQRKVEVIQEVKSKDGTHVVSYTMAQSKSGEWKLINVVLNGINLGKSFRDQFAQAMRQYNNDVDKVIAGWGQSSS
- a CDS encoding KpsF/GutQ family sugar-phosphate isomerase, which encodes MSHKTTPQQFIDAGKSTVTIEQDAVNALSHKIDDNFAQACERLFYCKGRIVVMGVGKSGHVGKKIAATLASTGTPAFFVHPAEASHGDLGMITKDDIVLTLSNSGNSAEILALLPALKRQDITVISMVGNTDSALAKGADIVLDASVEKEACPLNLAPTASTTVAMVMGDALAVALLEARQFTRDDFARSHPGGTLGRRLLLRVQDVMRSDGEIPAVTPDTPLTETLAIMSSKGLGMTTVVDPQHKLLGIFTDGDLRRAIDTGANISNACIGEIMTKKPQTTSAETLAIQALETMEERKITTLVVADDKNHILGVLHLHDLLRAGLV
- a CDS encoding BolA family protein, which encodes MQVENVKALIDQAIAGCDVEVTIDGSHVHLIVVSKAFEGLNAVKRQQLVYGALNDVIASGEIHAVHMKTYTPAERPSQA
- the murA gene encoding UDP-N-acetylglucosamine 1-carboxyvinyltransferase, encoding MDKLLITGGGSLSGEIRISGSKNAALPIMAATLLADTPVHLFNLPHLNDITTMLALLRCMGVGITITERMTVEIDISTMTEYEAPYDLVRTMRASILVLGPMLARFGKADVSFPGGCAIGSRPVDIHLKGLEAMGATIEVDGGYIRARAPEGLKGAHIFMDVVTVGGTENLLMAATLAKGKTVLENAAREPEIVDLANFLVAMGAKIEGIGSDRLTVYGVERLEGCSYSVMPDRIETGTYLVAAAATRGRIRLRDTQANILDAVLMKLEEAGAHITSGDDWIELDMKGQRPKAVSLKTAPYPAFPTDMQSQFTAMNAVAEGTGTVVETIFENRLIQVHELNRMGADITLEGNTCIIRGVERLKAAPVMASDLRASASLVIAGLVADGDTLVDRIYHIDRGYECIEEKIQALGGTIRRVVEG